A window of the Verrucomicrobiia bacterium genome harbors these coding sequences:
- a CDS encoding HAD family hydrolase has translation MIRLVLFDIDGTLIRTRGIGGRSFGATFRSVFAQEHKPEDVNFAGRTDLSLLREFFKHYNITYSQENLDLFTDTYVFWLEHLMHEFGGHVCTGVKELIADLKALPQEPIMGLLTGNLRIGAEIKLRHHGLWDHFEFGVFSDDHEDRNQLAAIAQQRAGQMIGRPLKGEEVLVIGDTPKDIDCARHIGAKILAVATGGHTMEDLRPHKPTWLVENLRGVRARDLNA, from the coding sequence GTGATACGCTTGGTTTTGTTTGATATCGATGGCACGTTGATCCGCACCCGCGGCATCGGCGGACGTTCGTTCGGGGCGACATTCCGCTCCGTCTTTGCGCAGGAACACAAGCCGGAGGATGTGAACTTCGCCGGGCGCACGGATCTGTCGCTACTGCGTGAATTTTTCAAGCATTACAACATCACCTACTCGCAAGAGAACTTGGATTTGTTCACGGACACTTATGTGTTCTGGCTGGAACATCTGATGCATGAGTTCGGCGGGCACGTTTGCACAGGCGTGAAGGAACTGATCGCCGATCTGAAGGCGCTGCCGCAGGAGCCAATCATGGGTTTGCTGACGGGGAATCTGCGTATCGGGGCGGAGATCAAGCTACGCCATCACGGACTATGGGATCACTTCGAGTTCGGCGTGTTCTCGGATGATCACGAGGATCGCAACCAGCTCGCGGCCATCGCGCAACAACGCGCGGGGCAGATGATCGGCAGGCCGTTGAAGGGTGAGGAGGTTTTAGTGATCGGTGATACGCCGAAGGATATCGACTGCGCTCGGCACATCGGCGCGAAGATCCTCGCGGTGGCAACCGGTGGGCACACGATGGAGGATTTGCGTCCGCACAAGCCGACGTGGCTGGTAGAGAATCTGCGAGGGGTGCGGGCGAGAGATTTGAACGCTTGA
- a CDS encoding SUMF1/EgtB/PvdO family nonheme iron enzyme, giving the protein MRRELPFQFFTLLATVFILCSNSGCKQRTESPEAAESAATNETPAPSAASSKPKPGQPYENSLGQKFIPVPGTKVLMSVWETRRSDFAAYLQSVGSPPPSLAQKPSHPVNNVSWNDATDFCRWLTEQERKAGRIGAKDRYRLPTSAEWTAAAGPEKYPWGKKWPTIDQRPTLGGYLPDAENNFGPVGSKAANTNGFHDLGGNLFEWGEDWYNSKLNSSELRLEFKRLDTDMGGKKLKFLRGAAWVTFDPLNLQSGYHYPNLPDVRGGLYGFRCVLEFDSAEPLPSPRPVMGWKESPALTKLGKEGREVFSGRCSECHQLFDPSGYPDDEWDTWINKMVPKAKLRGNEAAALQEFLKTVRTQN; this is encoded by the coding sequence ATGCGGCGCGAGCTTCCATTCCAGTTCTTCACCCTGCTCGCAACGGTATTTATCCTGTGTTCCAATAGCGGCTGCAAACAAAGGACCGAAAGTCCCGAAGCTGCTGAATCCGCCGCGACGAACGAAACACCTGCTCCATCCGCCGCCAGCAGTAAACCCAAGCCCGGTCAGCCTTACGAAAATTCGCTCGGGCAAAAATTCATTCCTGTTCCCGGCACAAAAGTATTGATGAGCGTGTGGGAAACGCGGCGCAGTGATTTCGCGGCGTATCTGCAATCCGTTGGCTCCCCTCCTCCATCGCTAGCGCAGAAGCCGTCGCATCCGGTCAACAATGTGAGTTGGAACGATGCTACGGATTTTTGCCGCTGGCTCACGGAACAGGAGCGCAAGGCAGGCCGCATCGGTGCCAAGGATCGTTATCGCTTACCGACGAGTGCAGAATGGACCGCAGCAGCCGGACCTGAAAAATATCCTTGGGGCAAGAAATGGCCCACCATCGATCAACGCCCGACGCTTGGTGGTTATCTGCCGGATGCGGAGAATAATTTCGGCCCCGTGGGCAGCAAAGCTGCGAATACAAATGGCTTTCACGATCTCGGCGGGAATCTCTTCGAGTGGGGTGAGGATTGGTATAACTCCAAACTCAACAGCAGCGAACTGCGTCTGGAGTTCAAGCGTCTCGACACCGACATGGGCGGCAAGAAACTGAAGTTCCTGCGTGGCGCGGCATGGGTGACGTTTGATCCGTTGAATCTTCAATCTGGCTATCATTACCCGAATCTGCCCGATGTGCGCGGCGGGCTTTATGGATTCCGTTGTGTGCTGGAGTTCGATAGCGCCGAGCCTTTGCCATCGCCCCGCCCCGTCATGGGCTGGAAGGAATCCCCCGCCCTCACGAAACTCGGCAAGGAAGGTCGCGAGGTCTTCTCCGGTCGTTGTTCGGAATGCCACCAACTCTTTGACCCGTCTGGCTATCCCGATGACGAGTGGGATACTTGGATTAACAAGATGGTCCCGAAGGCAAAGCTACGCGGGAATGAAGCGGCGGCGTTGCAGGAATTCTTGAAGACGGTGCGGACGCAGAACTAA
- a CDS encoding DUF1775 domain-containing protein: protein MQRVVLLIALWCSSLVVHAHVVVHPREAKAGSYETFSVRCPNEKDKATLKVELEIPAKDVAIHHYETKPGWKIAMEKNTSGDATKLTWTAEGEGLLPDQFVEFRIMGKINADAQSIVWKAHQTYAGDEVVAWTGEPGTKTPASVTKLNAVAKNTETAVTTTASDDGKAKLAFNVALGALVLSVVALLMGFMKK, encoded by the coding sequence ATGCAACGTGTCGTTTTGTTGATCGCCCTCTGGTGTTCATCTCTGGTCGTCCACGCCCATGTCGTCGTGCATCCGCGCGAGGCGAAGGCGGGGAGTTATGAAACCTTCAGTGTGCGTTGCCCGAATGAGAAGGATAAGGCCACGCTGAAAGTAGAACTGGAAATCCCTGCGAAAGACGTGGCCATCCATCATTACGAGACGAAGCCCGGCTGGAAGATCGCGATGGAGAAGAACACATCCGGCGATGCCACCAAACTCACCTGGACCGCTGAAGGCGAAGGATTGCTACCTGATCAATTCGTCGAATTCCGCATCATGGGCAAGATCAACGCAGACGCGCAGTCCATTGTGTGGAAAGCGCATCAAACTTATGCGGGCGATGAAGTCGTGGCGTGGACGGGTGAACCGGGCACCAAGACGCCAGCATCAGTCACCAAATTGAATGCAGTGGCCAAGAATACAGAAACAGCCGTAACAACTACTGCGAGTGATGATGGAAAGGCCAAGCTGGCGTTTAATGTAGCCTTGGGTGCGCTGGTGTTAAGTGTGGTCGCTTTGTTGATGGGGTTCATGAAAAAGTAA
- a CDS encoding serine O-acetyltransferase, with the protein MKVTVTELTDKLVASYAKLGGINHLDGKNMPSKTAIAGITVDLLRLLFPGFFDEKPLHSSELKVETALLMDCVLGRLEDEIYKSLLYHNPEKLSARELRPLAHDLTLNFLGCLPCIRELLQTDVEAAYNGDPAALSREEVIVAYPFVETIAVQRMANKLYEKNVALIPRIMSEWAHSRTGMDLHPGAKIGSHFFIDHGTGCVLGETSTIGNHVKLYQGVGLVARSLSGGQALKGQKRHPTLEDRVTIYAGTTIVGGETVIGAGSTIGANVFLLESVPPNSLVLSEDVKVKVIAKKDKDRSLDSMDFQI; encoded by the coding sequence GTGAAGGTAACGGTCACAGAGTTGACGGATAAACTGGTCGCGTCTTACGCGAAGCTGGGCGGCATCAATCATCTGGATGGCAAGAACATGCCGTCCAAGACCGCCATTGCGGGCATCACCGTGGACCTGCTGCGCCTGCTCTTCCCCGGTTTCTTCGATGAAAAACCGCTGCACTCCTCCGAACTGAAAGTGGAGACGGCACTGCTCATGGACTGCGTGCTGGGCCGCCTGGAAGATGAGATCTACAAGAGCCTGCTCTACCATAATCCCGAGAAACTCTCCGCCCGTGAACTGCGTCCGCTCGCGCATGATCTGACTCTGAATTTCCTTGGTTGCCTCCCGTGCATACGCGAACTGCTGCAGACGGATGTGGAAGCCGCTTACAATGGTGACCCTGCCGCCTTAAGCCGTGAAGAAGTCATCGTCGCGTATCCCTTCGTGGAAACCATCGCGGTGCAGCGCATGGCGAATAAACTTTACGAGAAGAACGTGGCGCTCATCCCACGCATCATGTCCGAATGGGCGCACAGCCGCACGGGCATGGACTTGCATCCGGGTGCGAAGATCGGCTCCCACTTCTTCATCGATCACGGCACGGGTTGCGTGCTTGGCGAGACTTCGACCATCGGCAATCATGTGAAGCTCTATCAAGGCGTGGGCCTCGTGGCGCGCTCGCTCTCCGGCGGCCAGGCGTTGAAGGGGCAGAAGCGTCATCCGACCTTGGAAGACCGCGTGACCATTTACGCAGGCACCACGATTGTGGGCGGTGAAACGGTCATCGGTGCTGGCAGCACGATCGGCGCGAATGTGTTCCTCTTGGAAAGCGTGCCACCGAATTCACTCGTCCTCAGTGAAGATGTGAAAGTGAAAGTCATCGCCAAGAAGGACAAGGACCGTTCTTTGGATTCGATGGATTTTCAGATCTGA
- a CDS encoding Uma2 family endonuclease gives MSRTYEEIIEGNSVHRTVLGGRHRLVLERLHALVRAALPVNGPALLQEPRSTVQLRSDAILRPDLSLVTAATGKVFIAAEIISSEDHRWDTVTKKEIYEDCKIPRLWMIDLRYDNVEVYHGSQYGLGLKGILASKEVLTEKLLPNLSVSMNELFSD, from the coding sequence GTGAGCCGGACTTACGAAGAAATCATTGAGGGGAACAGCGTTCATCGGACGGTGCTGGGCGGGCGGCATCGGCTGGTGCTGGAGCGTTTGCATGCGCTCGTGCGCGCGGCGCTACCGGTGAACGGCCCGGCGCTTTTGCAGGAACCGCGCTCGACGGTTCAATTGCGCAGCGATGCGATTTTGCGGCCGGACTTGTCACTGGTGACGGCAGCCACAGGGAAGGTTTTCATCGCTGCGGAGATCATCAGCTCGGAGGATCATCGCTGGGACACCGTGACGAAGAAGGAGATTTACGAGGATTGCAAAATCCCGCGCCTGTGGATGATCGATCTGCGTTACGACAATGTGGAGGTCTATCACGGCAGTCAGTATGGGCTTGGGTTGAAAGGCATTCTCGCAAGCAAGGAAGTGCTCACGGAGAAGCTGCTGCCAAATCTCTCCGTGTCGATGAATGAACTTTTCTCGGATTAA
- a CDS encoding phytoene/squalene synthase family protein — MEYRSDELLTRLLRDVSRSFYLTLRVLPPPVRPQIGLAYLLARTTDTIADTEIIPLEQRLAALSALRARILGETNELPALGELSSKQGNPAEQILLQRIPEAVHLLDQTPGEDKKLIREVLDTITSGQVLDLNRFAGAGKNKLVALQTDATLDDYTYRVAGCVGEFWTKICRRHLFPQAKIDDAWLLAEGIRYGKGLQLINILRDLPRDLRQGRCYMPAETLAKHGLTKEDLLKPETEAKFRPLYNSYLSLATEHLAAGWNYTLALPKGCVRVRLACAWPILIGARTLRKLESETILNPQHRVKVSRTEVWTDVLGSIALYPTPWWSRLVRLKLLNEPK, encoded by the coding sequence ATGGAATATCGGTCTGATGAATTATTGACCCGCTTGTTGCGGGATGTTTCACGCTCGTTTTACCTCACGTTGCGCGTGCTCCCCCCGCCTGTACGTCCGCAGATCGGCTTGGCTTACCTCTTGGCCCGTACCACGGATACCATTGCGGACACTGAGATAATACCCCTAGAGCAACGACTGGCGGCTCTTTCCGCACTCCGCGCTCGAATCTTGGGCGAGACAAACGAGCTTCCCGCCTTGGGCGAACTGTCAAGCAAGCAAGGAAACCCGGCAGAACAGATTCTCCTGCAACGAATTCCAGAAGCAGTCCACCTGTTGGATCAGACCCCGGGAGAGGACAAAAAATTGATCCGTGAAGTGCTGGATACCATCACCAGCGGGCAGGTCCTGGATCTCAACCGGTTCGCGGGTGCTGGTAAAAATAAGCTCGTAGCCCTGCAAACGGATGCCACGCTGGACGACTACACATACCGGGTGGCAGGTTGTGTAGGTGAGTTTTGGACCAAGATATGCCGTCGTCACTTGTTCCCCCAAGCGAAGATAGACGATGCCTGGTTACTGGCGGAAGGCATCCGCTATGGTAAAGGTCTGCAATTGATCAATATCCTGCGCGACCTACCCCGGGATCTGCGCCAAGGGAGGTGCTATATGCCAGCAGAAACCTTGGCCAAGCATGGGTTGACCAAGGAAGATTTGCTCAAGCCAGAAACAGAAGCGAAGTTCCGCCCCCTGTACAACAGTTACTTGAGTTTGGCCACAGAACATCTGGCAGCTGGGTGGAACTACACCTTGGCGCTCCCAAAAGGATGTGTTCGGGTGCGCTTGGCCTGCGCGTGGCCAATATTGATTGGAGCGCGCACCTTGCGGAAATTGGAGAGTGAGACCATCTTGAACCCACAACATCGGGTAAAGGTGAGCCGGACGGAAGTTTGGACGGATGTTTTAGGCTCGATAGCTCTTTATCCCACTCCGTGGTGGTCGCGGCTGGTTCGGCTCAAACTTTTGAATGAGCCGAAATAG
- a CDS encoding zinc ribbon domain-containing protein: MATYVYETIPKSAKQKPKQFELQQKMSDAPLTKHPETGEPIRRVIIGGSGWVTHGAGILSMNTKKR, encoded by the coding sequence ATGGCCACTTACGTTTACGAAACGATTCCGAAGAGCGCGAAGCAGAAGCCAAAACAGTTCGAGCTGCAGCAGAAGATGTCGGACGCGCCACTGACGAAGCATCCGGAAACGGGCGAACCAATTCGCCGCGTTATCATCGGCGGCAGCGGTTGGGTGACGCACGGAGCGGGTATCCTCTCCATGAACACGAAGAAGCGCTAA
- a CDS encoding DUF1080 domain-containing protein: MKMTKQLAALMAVVGLLAGCATTDNKTSTTENKSATKQEKWTDLFDGKTLNGWVQRGGAAKYRVENGQIIGTTVPKTPNTFLCTDKTYGDFILELEFKVDPKMNSGIQFRSEVFAEATTLENVKDAKGNPLKIAAGRVHGYQCEIDPSDRAWSAGIYDEGRRGWLVDLKDKPAAQKAFKQNDWNKVRIEAIGDSLKTFLNGVPAADLKDGMTREGFISLQVHSIGNNVTNMMEVAWRNIRIQDLDAAKRTAIFNGKDLTGWTLADGKPVTAGWKAEDGVLTRADKGGDIYTAKEYGDFDFRFEWKVAPGSNSGVKYRMAQIGKAWLGPEYQVLDDDKHPDAKLRDGRRKSGGLYDLYVPNANKILKPVGGWNNSRIVAKGTKIEHWLNGAKVLSYDTASEDFKKQVAGSKFSKTPTFNQNTSGRIQLQDHNDPVWYRNLTVQELK, encoded by the coding sequence ATGAAAATGACCAAACAACTTGCTGCTTTGATGGCGGTGGTCGGCTTGCTGGCCGGTTGCGCCACGACGGATAACAAAACCTCCACCACGGAAAATAAGTCCGCGACCAAACAAGAGAAGTGGACCGATCTCTTCGATGGCAAGACCCTCAATGGTTGGGTGCAGCGGGGCGGTGCCGCCAAGTACCGTGTGGAGAACGGCCAGATCATCGGCACCACCGTGCCCAAGACGCCGAACACCTTCCTTTGCACGGACAAGACCTACGGCGATTTCATTTTGGAACTCGAATTCAAGGTGGACCCTAAGATGAATTCCGGCATCCAGTTCCGCAGCGAAGTCTTTGCCGAGGCGACTACGCTCGAAAACGTGAAGGATGCCAAGGGCAATCCCCTCAAAATCGCCGCCGGTCGCGTGCATGGTTACCAGTGCGAGATCGATCCTTCTGACCGTGCCTGGAGTGCCGGTATCTATGATGAGGGCCGTCGCGGCTGGCTCGTGGACTTGAAGGACAAACCGGCTGCGCAAAAGGCGTTCAAGCAGAATGATTGGAACAAGGTCCGCATTGAGGCGATCGGTGATTCGCTGAAGACGTTTTTGAACGGTGTGCCTGCTGCCGACTTGAAAGACGGTATGACTCGTGAGGGCTTCATCTCCTTGCAGGTGCATAGCATCGGCAACAATGTGACGAACATGATGGAAGTGGCCTGGCGCAATATCCGCATCCAAGACCTCGATGCAGCCAAGCGCACGGCGATCTTCAATGGCAAGGATCTCACTGGTTGGACGTTGGCAGACGGAAAGCCGGTCACCGCTGGTTGGAAAGCGGAAGATGGCGTGCTGACCCGTGCGGACAAGGGCGGCGATATCTATACGGCCAAGGAATACGGTGATTTCGATTTCCGTTTCGAATGGAAAGTTGCTCCCGGTAGCAATAGTGGTGTGAAGTATCGCATGGCGCAGATCGGCAAAGCATGGCTCGGACCAGAATACCAGGTGCTGGATGACGACAAGCATCCCGATGCGAAGCTCCGTGATGGCCGTCGCAAATCCGGTGGCCTCTACGATCTCTATGTGCCAAACGCGAACAAGATCCTCAAGCCCGTGGGTGGGTGGAACAACTCCCGCATCGTGGCCAAAGGCACGAAGATTGAGCATTGGTTGAACGGCGCGAAAGTGCTGAGCTACGATACCGCCTCAGAAGATTTCAAGAAACAGGTGGCGGGCAGCAAGTTCTCTAAGACGCCGACCTTCAACCAGAATACGAGCGGGCGAATCCAATTGCAGGATCATAATGATCCGGTGTGGTATCGGAATCTGACGGTGCAGGAGCTGAAGTAA
- a CDS encoding MFS transporter: MAQTPSPSVLRHRDRLRSMKYSTIEACFSVPMLNLTMPNLPFVIAFVLVALKWSPAWVGLLAALPQIGNAIQPWVSGWLRRRYSQITIIRGSFILSAVPWLAMPLLRWMPEVRDAFVLVMITIATLANSVASVAWSASIAEVVPPRISGKFFARRNLIFGFWTMLAVLVAGFLVSTGEHKFDIFAAIFFMAGLGRLAGLFYLNRMTFPHQIHEVDAGGTSWEEARGVLRDANYLRFTLFVGLWGFFLGLGLPFQTVFMIDVLDFPMRDVVVLTTLAGIGGLLTLKGWGTLCDRFGNKPVLSVCAILWGLVGLFTWLFAGPHFQAHLTVAFILIGGLTAGFQLCQFNLMLKLIMAQRRAAHIAVFLAVTSLVTALGPLVGGALLAALPRQAGELFGQPILNYHLIFSLSMLGCLMLPMLLQTIREDAEMPALQVWRAMRAMRTFNPLVGMATAVEFIFTPRGLTGLARQSWRSLRRQVKAVGEVGEDLVEVSRSRFSRR, translated from the coding sequence ATGGCGCAAACGCCCAGTCCCTCGGTCCTGCGGCATCGGGACCGCCTCCGCTCGATGAAATATTCCACCATCGAGGCGTGCTTCAGCGTGCCCATGCTGAATCTGACGATGCCCAATCTGCCCTTCGTCATCGCATTCGTATTGGTGGCGTTGAAGTGGTCGCCTGCGTGGGTGGGGTTGCTCGCCGCGTTGCCACAGATCGGTAACGCGATACAGCCATGGGTGAGCGGCTGGCTGCGACGGCGCTATTCCCAGATCACGATCATCCGGGGCTCATTCATCCTGAGCGCTGTGCCTTGGCTGGCGATGCCGCTGTTGCGTTGGATGCCGGAAGTGCGCGACGCCTTCGTGCTCGTGATGATCACGATCGCGACGTTGGCGAACAGTGTGGCGAGCGTAGCCTGGTCTGCTTCCATCGCGGAAGTGGTGCCACCGCGTATCAGCGGAAAGTTTTTTGCCCGCCGCAATCTCATCTTCGGTTTCTGGACAATGCTTGCTGTGCTGGTGGCTGGTTTTCTCGTCTCCACGGGCGAGCATAAGTTTGATATCTTTGCAGCTATCTTTTTCATGGCAGGGCTGGGGAGGTTGGCGGGATTGTTTTATTTAAACCGTATGACATTCCCTCACCAGATACATGAAGTGGATGCGGGTGGCACGAGCTGGGAGGAAGCGCGCGGTGTCTTACGAGATGCGAACTATCTGCGCTTCACCCTCTTCGTCGGGCTATGGGGATTTTTCTTGGGATTGGGTTTGCCGTTTCAAACGGTGTTCATGATCGATGTGCTGGATTTTCCGATGCGTGACGTGGTGGTGCTGACCACACTTGCGGGCATCGGCGGTCTGCTCACCTTGAAAGGCTGGGGAACGTTATGTGATCGCTTCGGTAACAAGCCGGTCTTGTCCGTCTGTGCCATTTTGTGGGGTTTGGTGGGCTTGTTCACCTGGCTGTTCGCCGGGCCGCATTTTCAAGCGCACCTGACCGTGGCGTTCATCCTGATCGGTGGGCTCACCGCCGGGTTTCAGCTCTGCCAGTTCAACCTCATGCTGAAACTCATCATGGCCCAACGCCGTGCAGCGCACATCGCGGTGTTTCTGGCCGTGACGAGTCTGGTCACGGCATTGGGGCCGCTGGTGGGAGGCGCCTTGCTCGCAGCTCTTCCCCGGCAAGCTGGTGAATTGTTCGGTCAGCCGATCCTGAATTATCACCTGATATTCTCCCTCTCCATGCTCGGCTGCCTCATGCTGCCGATGCTGTTACAAACCATTCGGGAGGATGCTGAGATGCCTGCCTTACAAGTCTGGCGGGCGATGCGCGCCATGCGCACCTTCAACCCGCTCGTAGGTATGGCGACGGCGGTGGAGTTCATATTCACACCACGAGGATTGACTGGATTGGCACGGCAAAGCTGGCGCTCTTTACGACGGCAGGTCAAGGCGGTGGGGGAAGTGGGCGAGGATCTGGTGGAGGTCAGCCGTTCTCGCTTTAGCCGACGTTGA
- a CDS encoding glycosyltransferase family 2 protein — MMLSKWFKPVFKGGAVLAALVALVWLPLVHLVVVAVNLLVSLFVLGMQAISVRLPRITPERRSLGGQRPFISIHVPAHNEPPELLKETLRSLSELEWDNYEVLVIDNNTTDRSLWEPVAEYCQELGPKFRFFHVENMKGFKAGAMNYLRQFMDARTEFVFVVDADYVVHPDAIKKGLSYFTEEKVGMVQFPQDYRNICAGNRGITLDFKHFFSAYMNMANRLECVPSTGTLSFLRLAALNEVKGFGTDVITEDADLGLRLALKGFRAVYAHETIGSGVMPHDLSSLKKQRWRWAFGNAQILKLTGRTLLGTPHLKWKQKLGFLTHLTAWFNFNLVPTLSFMLMLPLLFTGNLSEYHPYIVTMSGLTLVVWLLLRFSVFYHGLRRDGHSLKEIVQGFATHTGLGWVYSSSWIKCLWDHRAAFVRTNKFLTQKVPDAIRTTFTETALGIGLFVAFVEFALEGFLIAPIAALLIGLTRFAIHWVESQMRRTLALSVEEHSGATPPDASVTGGIYPVESTTTG, encoded by the coding sequence ATGATGTTGAGCAAATGGTTCAAACCGGTTTTCAAGGGAGGAGCCGTTCTGGCGGCATTAGTGGCGTTGGTATGGTTGCCGCTGGTTCATCTGGTTGTAGTGGCAGTGAATCTGCTGGTAAGTCTTTTTGTTCTTGGAATGCAGGCAATTTCGGTTCGGCTTCCGAGAATCACCCCGGAGCGTCGTTCTTTGGGCGGGCAACGGCCGTTCATTTCCATCCATGTGCCGGCTCACAATGAACCGCCTGAATTGTTGAAAGAGACGTTGCGCAGTTTGAGTGAATTGGAATGGGATAATTACGAAGTGCTGGTGATAGATAACAATACGACTGACCGTTCCCTTTGGGAACCGGTGGCCGAGTATTGCCAGGAACTGGGACCCAAGTTCCGCTTCTTCCATGTCGAGAACATGAAAGGCTTCAAGGCTGGCGCGATGAATTATTTGCGGCAGTTCATGGACGCGCGGACAGAATTCGTGTTCGTGGTGGATGCAGATTACGTGGTTCACCCCGATGCGATCAAAAAAGGCTTGAGCTATTTCACCGAGGAAAAAGTGGGCATGGTGCAGTTCCCGCAAGACTATCGGAACATCTGTGCGGGCAATCGCGGCATCACGCTTGATTTCAAACACTTTTTCTCCGCCTACATGAACATGGCGAACCGGCTGGAATGCGTGCCTTCCACTGGCACGCTGAGTTTTCTGCGGCTGGCCGCGTTGAACGAAGTGAAAGGCTTCGGCACCGACGTCATCACGGAAGATGCGGATCTGGGATTGCGTCTGGCCTTGAAAGGATTTCGCGCCGTGTATGCACACGAGACGATCGGGAGCGGTGTGATGCCGCATGATCTGAGCAGCTTGAAGAAACAGCGCTGGCGTTGGGCATTTGGCAATGCCCAGATATTGAAGCTGACGGGCCGTACGTTGCTGGGCACGCCTCATCTGAAATGGAAACAGAAGCTTGGTTTCCTTACGCACCTGACGGCATGGTTCAATTTCAACCTGGTGCCCACGCTCTCTTTCATGCTGATGCTGCCTCTTTTGTTCACGGGCAATCTCTCCGAATATCATCCGTACATCGTCACCATGTCAGGGTTGACACTGGTGGTGTGGCTGCTCTTGCGGTTCTCCGTCTTCTATCACGGTCTGCGCCGGGACGGGCATTCCTTGAAGGAAATCGTGCAAGGGTTCGCCACGCATACGGGGTTGGGCTGGGTTTACAGCTCCAGCTGGATCAAGTGCCTCTGGGATCATCGCGCCGCCTTTGTGCGGACCAACAAGTTCCTGACACAGAAAGTGCCGGATGCGATCCGCACGACGTTTACAGAGACGGCTCTTGGGATTGGGTTGTTTGTGGCGTTCGTGGAATTCGCCTTGGAAGGATTCTTGATCGCTCCCATTGCGGCTTTGCTGATTGGGCTCACGCGCTTCGCCATCCATTGGGTGGAAAGCCAGATGCGCCGGACCTTGGCCCTGTCCGTAGAGGAGCACAGTGGTGCCACGCCTCCTGATGCATCCGTGACAGGGGGGATTTACCCAGTGGAATCCACCACCACCGGGTGA